In Deinococcus aerius, the following are encoded in one genomic region:
- a CDS encoding transglutaminaseTgpA domain-containing protein has translation MRQPRRQDAPSPSLRPTRLGLVFLGLILVTLVGCINYGLSLGYGVTFLLGGVWVATAAHATRAGRALGATLEAPAEVVAGTDAAFVARVSSSGPALTAVVRAGSGRRAASSTVHVPAGETATVTLPVPAPVRGSLTLTRPGVAALDPLGLWEVGRPLPAPAPLTVFPAPEANAPPPPPRPVASVGEGTGRTRGDEEFSGLRAYVPGDSPRQVSWRHAARTGTLLTRETDAPAGTALALDWAETAALPGTEARLSRLAAWVNAARRSGTPFRLTLPGVALPVGAGEAHARAALTALARHEPLPAPPAPSKKAVPRPPLPGAPLRFTLFALAVALAPAALRQPVWLTALIAGVLGYSAARTLRRLPAPPTLLLGLTAGLGIALLNAEYGTLLGREAGTALLGLLVALKAAETRTRRDGRLLALLGIFVTLTHFFFGQGPLAAAHAALSVLLLLAALGGWTGGTGSLRAAGVLALQAAPLAALLFLLFPRPDGPLWQLPVQDRARTGLADEITAGEFGDLAQSRAVAFRADFAGSVPAPWDLYWRGPVYEAYDGLRWTQVRARVPSPSVEFTGPSLAYTLTLEPSGKPWLLALDTPTRLPPGAFLTDAFQAVTPRPATGRTRYTFEGRRARLGVRESVERLNFDLRLPVGESPRARALAASWRTLQPDARVAAALEFLRRGNFRYTLSPPALPAHDRVDAFLFGTRQGFCEHYASAFAFLMRAAGLPARIVGGYLGGEPNPDGGYLIVRQQDAHAWTEVWLPGQGWVRVDPTAAVAPARVNADLPTALRQPTALAAPSPGGLDRVALRLDALQNRWNTWVAGYGGDQQRALLGRLGVGGVGSPLYLALGGGLLALGLLPALFAARVRYRPTDPAARLLDDLTRRLHLPRNPGETPTAYAQRAALKYPEQASAIVEAIRAYHNARYGSGRDARALSDLRAAVRRVRGQ, from the coding sequence ATGCGCCAGCCGCGTCGGCAGGACGCCCCCTCCCCCTCCCTGCGGCCCACCCGGCTGGGACTTGTCTTCCTGGGCCTGATCCTGGTCACGCTGGTGGGCTGCATCAATTACGGCCTGAGCCTGGGGTACGGGGTGACCTTCCTGCTCGGCGGCGTGTGGGTGGCGACGGCGGCGCACGCGACCCGGGCGGGGCGGGCGCTGGGGGCCACGCTGGAAGCCCCGGCGGAGGTGGTGGCCGGAACGGACGCGGCCTTCGTGGCGCGGGTGTCGAGCAGTGGCCCCGCTTTGACGGCGGTGGTCCGGGCCGGATCAGGACGGCGGGCGGCTTCGTCCACCGTCCATGTCCCGGCGGGGGAGACGGCGACGGTCACCCTCCCCGTCCCGGCGCCTGTCCGTGGTTCCCTCACGCTCACCCGCCCCGGCGTGGCGGCCCTCGACCCCCTGGGGCTGTGGGAGGTGGGGCGCCCCCTCCCGGCCCCCGCCCCCCTGACGGTCTTCCCGGCGCCCGAGGCGAACGCGCCGCCCCCGCCTCCCCGCCCGGTCGCCAGCGTGGGGGAGGGGACGGGGCGCACCCGCGGCGACGAGGAGTTCAGCGGCCTGCGCGCGTACGTCCCCGGCGACTCCCCCCGGCAGGTCTCGTGGCGCCACGCGGCGCGCACGGGAACACTGCTCACCCGCGAGACGGACGCACCTGCGGGCACGGCGCTCGCCCTCGACTGGGCCGAGACGGCGGCCCTGCCCGGCACCGAGGCCCGGCTCTCGCGGCTGGCGGCGTGGGTCAATGCGGCGCGGCGCTCGGGCACGCCCTTTCGCCTCACGCTGCCGGGCGTGGCGCTGCCCGTCGGGGCGGGGGAGGCGCACGCCCGGGCGGCTCTGACCGCGCTCGCCCGGCATGAACCGCTGCCCGCTCCGCCCGCCCCGTCGAAGAAAGCCGTCCCCCGTCCCCCCCTCCCCGGCGCCCCGCTGCGCTTCACCCTGTTCGCCCTGGCGGTCGCGCTCGCCCCCGCCGCGCTCAGGCAGCCCGTGTGGCTGACCGCCCTCATCGCGGGCGTGCTGGGCTACAGCGCCGCGCGGACCCTGCGCCGCCTTCCCGCACCGCCCACCCTGCTCCTGGGCCTGACGGCGGGGCTGGGGATCGCCCTGCTGAACGCCGAGTACGGCACCCTGCTCGGGCGCGAGGCGGGCACGGCGCTGCTGGGCCTGCTCGTCGCGCTCAAGGCCGCCGAGACGCGCACCCGGCGGGACGGGCGGCTGCTCGCGCTCCTGGGGATCTTCGTGACCCTCACCCACTTCTTCTTCGGGCAGGGGCCGCTCGCGGCGGCGCACGCGGCGCTGAGCGTGCTGCTGCTGCTCGCCGCGCTGGGGGGTTGGACCGGGGGGACGGGCTCGCTGCGGGCGGCGGGAGTCCTCGCCCTCCAGGCCGCGCCCCTCGCCGCGCTGCTGTTCCTGCTGTTTCCCCGGCCCGACGGGCCACTCTGGCAACTCCCCGTGCAGGACCGCGCCCGCACCGGCCTGGCCGACGAGATCACCGCGGGCGAGTTCGGCGACCTCGCGCAGAGCCGGGCGGTCGCCTTCCGCGCCGACTTCGCGGGCTCCGTCCCCGCCCCCTGGGACCTCTACTGGCGCGGCCCGGTGTACGAGGCCTACGACGGCCTGCGCTGGACCCAGGTGCGCGCCCGCGTCCCCTCACCCAGCGTGGAGTTCACCGGTCCTTCCCTGGCCTACACCCTCACCCTCGAACCCAGCGGCAAGCCGTGGCTCCTCGCGCTCGACACGCCGACCCGCCTGCCGCCCGGCGCGTTCCTGACTGACGCGTTCCAGGCCGTGACCCCCCGGCCCGCCACGGGCCGCACCCGCTACACCTTCGAGGGCCGCCGCGCCCGGCTGGGGGTGCGCGAAAGCGTGGAGCGCCTGAACTTCGACCTGCGGCTGCCGGTGGGGGAGAGCCCCCGGGCCCGTGCCCTCGCCGCGTCCTGGCGCACCCTACAGCCGGACGCCCGGGTGGCGGCGGCGCTGGAGTTCCTGCGGCGGGGCAATTTCCGCTATACCCTCTCGCCCCCGGCGCTGCCCGCGCACGACCGGGTGGACGCCTTCCTGTTCGGCACTCGGCAGGGCTTCTGCGAACACTACGCCTCGGCCTTCGCGTTCCTGATGCGCGCGGCGGGGCTGCCCGCCCGGATCGTCGGCGGTTACCTGGGCGGCGAGCCCAACCCCGACGGCGGCTACCTGATCGTGCGCCAGCAGGACGCCCACGCCTGGACGGAGGTGTGGCTGCCTGGTCAGGGCTGGGTGCGGGTGGATCCCACCGCCGCCGTCGCGCCCGCCCGGGTGAACGCTGATCTGCCCACCGCGCTGCGCCAGCCCACCGCCCTGGCCGCCCCCTCGCCCGGGGGATTGGACCGCGTCGCCCTGCGCCTCGACGCCCTCCAGAACCGCTGGAATACCTGGGTCGCCGGGTACGGCGGCGATCAGCAGCGCGCCCTGCTGGGCCGCCTGGGCGTGGGCGGGGTCGGGAGCCCCCTCTACCTCGCGCTGGGTGGGGGGCTGCTCGCCCTGGGATTGCTGCCCGCGCTGTTCGCCGCGCGGGTGCGGTACCGCCCCACCGATCCCGCCGCCCGCCTGCTCGACGACCTCACCCGCAGGTTGCACCTGCCCCGCAACCCCGGCGAGACGCCGACCGCTTATGCCCAGCGGGCGGCCCTGAAGTATCCCGAGCAGGCGTCCGCCATCGTGGAGGCAATCCGGGCCTACCACAACGCCCGCTACGGCTCAGGCCGTGATGCCCGGGCTCTGTCCGACCTGCGGGCGGCGGTGCGCCGGGTGCGGGGACAGTGA
- a CDS encoding IS5 family transposase: MTRRGYPSDVDDDTYLFLLPYLLLSPEDARQRKYSIREVLNALLWVACTGAQWAYLPHDFPPAETVRQQAHRWFEAGCFENAAHDLRVLSRVERSRNGEPTAIIIDSRTLQSTPESGHRAGFDGAKKRKGTKVHLAVDTLGHLLAVLTTPANEQDRAQVFDLCLEVQEATGVNVEVAFVDQGYTGEQTARQATEAGVELVVVKRPEATKGFILLPRRWVVERSFAWLSRFRRLGRDLERLPSTLVGFHFLAACVLLCHNLKPLFA, from the coding sequence GTGACCCGGCGAGGCTATCCCAGCGACGTGGACGACGACACGTATCTCTTCCTGCTTCCGTACCTGCTGCTCAGTCCCGAGGATGCAAGGCAGCGGAAATACAGCATCCGAGAGGTTTTGAATGCCCTGCTGTGGGTGGCCTGCACCGGGGCACAGTGGGCCTACCTCCCCCACGATTTTCCCCCAGCGGAGACGGTGCGCCAACAGGCGCACCGCTGGTTTGAGGCCGGGTGCTTCGAAAACGCCGCCCACGACCTGCGGGTGCTCTCCCGCGTCGAGCGGTCCAGAAACGGGGAGCCGACGGCCATCATCATCGACAGCCGCACGCTGCAAAGCACGCCCGAGAGCGGCCACCGCGCGGGGTTTGATGGCGCGAAAAAGCGCAAGGGCACCAAGGTGCATCTGGCCGTAGACACCCTGGGTCATCTCCTGGCGGTGTTGACGACCCCGGCCAACGAGCAGGACAGGGCACAGGTCTTTGACCTGTGCCTGGAGGTGCAAGAAGCCACCGGCGTGAACGTTGAGGTGGCGTTCGTGGATCAGGGCTATACGGGAGAGCAGACCGCCCGACAGGCCACTGAGGCGGGCGTGGAGCTGGTGGTGGTCAAACGCCCGGAGGCGACCAAGGGCTTTATCCTGCTGCCACGCCGTTGGGTGGTGGAACGCTCCTTTGCATGGTTGTCACGGTTCCGACGGCTGGGACGCGATTTGGAGCGTTTGCCGTCCACGCTGGTCGGATTCCATTTCCTGGCCGCCTGCGTTCTGCTCTGTCACAACCTCAAGCCTCTTTTTGCCTAA
- a CDS encoding ATP cone domain-containing protein — protein sequence MTQPELTVGTPKHHWPFSRGLVVESLVNAGASGPVAAAVARRVEQQLRNTRRSPISPAELQGLMVEVARDVAGDEVADAAARQTPAFVDILVTAKKGTLPFSRGVLARTLEDTGLSPRDAYGTASAVDVRMRQSGIREISVRDLDALTEETLAERYGEHLRLTYRFLQRNRGKLGVVGEDGGSPTPFSKGLLVQSLLAAGVTPDVARKVARVTQRDLRGSEDRLVTRHAIREKVEALLRDEVGPDVSARYRLLRVIRRPPRPLVVLLGGVSGTGKSYLAAEVAYRLGITRVIGTDSIRQVMRAMVSPELVPGLHASTFNAWEALLPPGEPRPDKPTRAELLAGFRDQVGQVNVGVGAVVRRSVEEGTSLVLEGVHLVPGYLRAADYAGALVVPMLVTLPDEAEHRRHFETRDHETAASRPLHRYMRYFDEIRLMQEFLEDLARREGVPLLDGMTLDESADQAVDVVLRRVVDALTAEERAALLGETGEGTAPTN from the coding sequence TTGACCCAACCCGAACTCACCGTCGGCACGCCCAAGCACCACTGGCCCTTCAGCCGGGGGCTGGTGGTGGAGTCGTTGGTGAACGCGGGGGCGAGTGGGCCGGTCGCGGCGGCGGTGGCGCGGCGGGTCGAGCAGCAGCTTCGGAACACCCGGCGCTCGCCGATCAGCCCGGCTGAGCTTCAGGGCCTGATGGTCGAGGTTGCGCGGGACGTGGCGGGCGACGAGGTGGCGGACGCCGCCGCCCGGCAGACCCCGGCCTTCGTGGACATCCTCGTGACGGCGAAGAAGGGCACGCTGCCCTTCAGCCGCGGCGTGCTCGCCCGCACGCTGGAGGACACCGGCCTCTCGCCGCGGGACGCCTACGGGACGGCGAGCGCGGTGGACGTGCGGATGCGGCAATCGGGGATCCGGGAGATCAGCGTGCGCGACCTCGACGCGCTCACCGAGGAGACGCTGGCCGAGCGGTACGGGGAACACCTGCGGCTGACCTACCGCTTCCTGCAACGCAACCGGGGCAAGCTGGGCGTGGTGGGCGAGGACGGCGGGAGCCCCACGCCCTTCAGCAAGGGGCTGCTCGTGCAGTCGCTGCTGGCGGCGGGGGTGACCCCGGACGTGGCCCGCAAGGTCGCCCGCGTGACCCAGCGCGACCTGCGCGGCAGCGAGGACCGCTTGGTGACCCGCCACGCGATCCGCGAGAAGGTCGAGGCCCTGCTGCGCGACGAGGTCGGCCCGGACGTGAGCGCCCGCTACCGCCTGCTGCGGGTGATCCGCCGCCCGCCCCGCCCTTTGGTGGTGCTGCTGGGTGGCGTGAGCGGCACGGGCAAGAGCTACCTGGCCGCCGAGGTCGCCTACCGGCTGGGGATCACGCGGGTGATCGGCACCGACTCGATCCGGCAGGTCATGCGAGCGATGGTCTCGCCCGAACTCGTGCCGGGGCTGCACGCGAGCACCTTCAACGCCTGGGAGGCGCTGCTGCCCCCCGGTGAGCCGAGGCCCGACAAACCCACCCGCGCCGAGCTGCTGGCGGGCTTCCGCGATCAGGTGGGGCAGGTCAACGTGGGCGTGGGGGCGGTCGTGCGCCGCTCGGTCGAGGAGGGGACCAGCCTGGTGCTGGAGGGGGTCCACCTCGTCCCCGGCTACCTGCGCGCGGCGGACTACGCGGGCGCCCTCGTCGTGCCCATGCTCGTCACCCTGCCCGACGAGGCCGAGCACCGCCGCCACTTCGAGACGCGCGACCACGAGACGGCGGCGAGCCGCCCCCTGCACCGCTACATGCGCTACTTCGACGAGATCCGCCTCATGCAGGAATTCCTGGAGGACCTCGCGCGGCGGGAGGGCGTGCCCCTCCTCGACGGCATGACGCTGGACGAGAGCGCCGATCAGGCGGTGGACGTGGTGCTGCGCCGCGTGGTGGACGCCCTGACGGCGGAGGAGCGGGCCGCGCTGCTGGGGGAGACCGGCGAGGGCACTGCCCCCACGAACTGA
- a CDS encoding TetR/AcrR family transcriptional regulator, which produces MDSSSLRERQKERRRARIYSVALDLFKRGGFQATTATDIARASNVSRGTFFNYYPYKEAVLLDYGSEVMDRLRDKAEARLGEGVPPLTVLYEIWEDLATESGRERDLFPPLAYEVMNPNPERARTAYQALPLSKVIELILRPLHQAGQIRGDLSLQRISNLIADTYLMVALRWSAYGTDRTLQEETRLALNLLLEGALRREGTPRPT; this is translated from the coding sequence ATGGACTCGTCGTCGCTCCGGGAGCGCCAGAAGGAACGCCGCCGCGCGCGGATCTACAGCGTAGCCCTCGACCTGTTCAAGCGGGGCGGCTTCCAGGCGACCACCGCGACCGACATCGCCCGGGCCAGCAACGTCTCGCGCGGGACCTTTTTCAACTATTACCCCTACAAGGAGGCGGTCCTCCTCGACTACGGCAGCGAGGTGATGGACCGCCTGCGCGACAAGGCGGAAGCCCGGCTGGGGGAGGGCGTGCCCCCGCTGACGGTGCTGTACGAGATCTGGGAGGACCTCGCCACCGAGAGCGGGCGCGAGCGCGACCTCTTCCCGCCGCTCGCCTACGAGGTGATGAACCCCAACCCCGAGCGGGCCCGCACCGCCTACCAGGCCCTGCCCCTGAGCAAGGTGATCGAGCTGATCCTGCGCCCGCTGCACCAGGCCGGGCAGATTCGCGGCGACCTCAGCCTCCAGCGCATCAGCAACCTGATCGCGGATACGTACCTGATGGTCGCCCTGCGCTGGAGCGCGTATGGCACCGACCGCACGTTGCAGGAGGAAACGCGGCTCGCGCTGAACCTGTTGCTGGAGGGGGCCCTGCGGCGGGAGGGGACCCCGCGTCCGACCTGA
- a CDS encoding GntR family transcriptional regulator, which translates to MAKYPLIKTTLKDRLLGGHYPEGLPLPSEPQLAREFEVSRMTARRAIDELEREGYVYRVQGAGTFPTGKRFRQGMFRVRPFKEWARHPDHRTAVLRAMQIEATPEIALVLQLQPGDPVIFIHRLRTAGDEALVIEKRYINAALVPGLLDHNLGTESIHEVMVSMGVPLTRVEQNLEAVNLRQEEADLLRVPIGTASFLLRRTTYSGARRVSYVNYWVRGDRYAFQDSFEP; encoded by the coding sequence ATGGCGAAGTACCCGCTCATCAAAACGACGCTGAAAGATCGCCTGCTGGGCGGGCACTACCCGGAAGGGTTGCCTCTCCCCAGTGAACCGCAACTGGCCCGCGAATTTGAGGTTTCGCGCATGACCGCCCGCCGCGCCATCGACGAGTTGGAGCGCGAGGGGTACGTCTACCGGGTGCAGGGGGCGGGCACCTTTCCCACCGGCAAGCGCTTCCGGCAGGGGATGTTCCGGGTGCGGCCCTTCAAGGAGTGGGCGCGGCACCCGGATCACCGCACCGCCGTGCTGCGCGCCATGCAGATCGAGGCGACGCCCGAGATCGCCCTGGTGCTTCAGCTTCAGCCCGGCGACCCGGTGATCTTCATCCACCGCCTGCGGACGGCGGGCGACGAGGCGCTGGTGATCGAGAAGCGGTACATCAACGCGGCGCTCGTGCCGGGCCTGCTCGACCACAACCTGGGCACCGAGAGCATCCACGAGGTGATGGTGAGCATGGGAGTGCCCCTCACGCGGGTGGAGCAGAACCTGGAAGCGGTCAACCTGCGCCAGGAGGAGGCGGACCTGCTGCGGGTGCCCATCGGCACGGCGTCCTTCCTGCTGCGGCGCACGACGTACAGCGGGGCGCGGCGCGTGTCCTACGTGAACTACTGGGTGCGCGGCGACCGCTACGCCTTTCAGGACAGCTTCGAGCCCTGA
- the moaA gene encoding GTP 3',8-cyclase MoaA, translating into MLLDRLGRPLRDLRVSVTDRCNLRCTYCMPAEVFGPDYAFLPRSELLSFEEIERLSRAFVALGVRKLRLTGGEPLLRRDLPDLVARLVRIGGVEDVALTTNGLLLPRLAADLKTAGLRRVTVSLDSLDPEVFGRMNGLGIHPERVLDGIEAALKAGLGVKVNTVVQRGVNDAGLRELWLALREKAVVRFIEFMDVGNHNGWNLESVVPSREVLARLSEDGTGGELRPVNPNYRGEVASRHVDGQGHEVGLISSVTAPFCGDCSRARLSAVGVLYTCLFADEGTDLRTPLRAGASDADLRDLISGVWRERRDRYSEERGEVTRARKVEMSHIGG; encoded by the coding sequence GTGCTTCTCGACCGGCTGGGCCGCCCCCTGCGTGACCTGCGCGTCAGCGTGACCGACCGCTGCAACCTGCGCTGCACGTACTGCATGCCCGCCGAGGTATTCGGCCCCGATTACGCCTTCCTGCCCCGCTCGGAGCTGCTGAGCTTCGAGGAGATCGAGCGCCTCAGCCGGGCCTTCGTGGCCCTGGGGGTGCGGAAGCTGCGGCTGACGGGCGGTGAGCCCCTGCTGCGCCGCGACCTGCCCGACCTCGTCGCCCGCCTGGTCAGGATCGGGGGCGTGGAGGATGTGGCCCTGACCACCAACGGGCTGCTGCTGCCCCGCCTGGCCGCCGACCTGAAGACGGCGGGACTCCGGCGCGTGACCGTCAGCCTCGACAGCCTCGACCCGGAGGTCTTCGGGCGGATGAACGGCCTGGGCATTCATCCCGAGCGGGTGTTGGACGGCATCGAGGCGGCGCTGAAGGCCGGGCTGGGCGTCAAGGTCAACACGGTCGTGCAGCGGGGCGTGAACGACGCGGGCCTGCGCGAGTTGTGGCTGGCCCTGCGCGAGAAAGCGGTCGTGCGCTTCATCGAGTTCATGGACGTGGGCAACCACAACGGGTGGAACCTGGAGTCGGTCGTGCCCTCGCGCGAGGTGCTGGCCCGGCTGAGTGAGGACGGGACGGGTGGGGAGTTGCGCCCAGTGAACCCCAATTACCGCGGCGAGGTCGCCTCCCGCCACGTGGACGGGCAGGGGCACGAGGTCGGGCTGATTTCCTCTGTCACCGCCCCCTTCTGCGGCGACTGCTCGCGCGCGCGGCTCTCGGCGGTCGGCGTGCTGTACACCTGCCTCTTCGCGGATGAGGGAACTGACCTCCGCACCCCGCTGCGCGCCGGGGCCTCCGACGCCGACTTGCGGGACCTCATCTCGGGCGTCTGGCGGGAACGCCGCGACCGCTACAGCGAGGAGCGCGGCGAGGTGACGCGGGCCCGCAAGGTGGAGATGTCGCACATCGGCGGTTGA
- a CDS encoding DUF485 domain-containing protein, whose translation MTVSRIQSGSPPLRNAAYQRLVAERNRFTVVMTLTFLVLYFLLPILAGYNKPLMATKVFGNVTFGYVFAFLEFAMGWVMAAIYVVKARTFDRLAAEAQR comes from the coding sequence ATGACCGTCTCCCGCATCCAGTCCGGCTCGCCGCCCCTGCGGAACGCCGCCTACCAGCGTCTGGTGGCCGAGCGCAACCGCTTCACGGTCGTCATGACCCTGACCTTCCTGGTGCTGTACTTCCTGCTGCCCATCCTGGCCGGGTACAACAAGCCGCTCATGGCGACGAAGGTGTTCGGGAACGTGACCTTCGGGTACGTCTTTGCCTTCCTGGAGTTCGCGATGGGCTGGGTCATGGCCGCGATCTACGTCGTCAAGGCCCGCACCTTCGACCGCCTGGCCGCCGAGGCGCAGCGATGA
- a CDS encoding solute symporter family protein, which produces MTFVLAAVIVAITLAITFWASRRNTSASDFYVAGGRISATQNGIAIAGDYMSAASFLGITGLIALNGYDGFMYSVGWFIAYLTVLFIVAEPLRNLGKYTLADMLVYRLKDPRVRTYAAISTIVVSAFYMIAQVVGAGSLISLLSGGVLGPSVAIPLVGILMIIYVVVGGMLATTWVQIVKAVLLMFATIIMTVLILNRFGWSFSNLLGAAEARNGAEFLGAGLKYKNPVDLISLGLALVLGTAGLPHILVRFYTVPTAQDARKSVVWAMVLIGAFYVMTAFMGNAANVLVGKETITTANAAGNMAAPLLAEALFGGKGTFGGELGLAFVTAVAFATILAVVAGLTIAASTSFTHDIYKGVIRKGQATEREEFRVARLATVGVGVVAIGLGLLAQTQNVAFLVALAFAIAASSNLPVILFTLFWRRFNATGAIWGIVGGILTCLALIAVSPNIRGIDPPEKTTGRHPVQAAPIFPLENPGIVSIPAGFAFAALGTLIGAARRREGADQDFDEMQFRAYTGAGTDGTVAAHD; this is translated from the coding sequence ATGACCTTTGTTCTGGCGGCCGTCATCGTGGCGATCACGCTCGCCATCACCTTCTGGGCCAGTCGGCGCAACACCAGCGCCAGCGACTTCTACGTGGCGGGCGGGCGCATCAGCGCGACGCAAAACGGCATCGCCATCGCCGGGGATTACATGAGCGCGGCCTCCTTCCTGGGGATCACCGGCCTGATCGCCCTGAACGGCTACGACGGCTTCATGTACTCGGTGGGGTGGTTCATCGCCTACCTGACGGTGCTCTTTATCGTGGCCGAGCCGCTGCGGAACCTGGGCAAGTACACGCTGGCGGATATGCTCGTCTACCGGCTGAAAGACCCGCGGGTGCGGACCTACGCCGCGATCAGCACCATCGTCGTGAGCGCCTTTTACATGATCGCGCAGGTCGTGGGCGCGGGGTCCCTGATCAGCCTGCTCTCGGGCGGCGTGCTCGGGCCGAGCGTGGCGATTCCGCTCGTCGGCATCCTGATGATCATCTACGTGGTGGTGGGCGGAATGCTCGCCACGACCTGGGTGCAGATCGTCAAGGCCGTGCTGCTGATGTTCGCCACGATCATCATGACGGTGCTGATCCTGAACCGCTTCGGCTGGAGTTTCTCCAACCTGCTGGGGGCGGCTGAGGCGAGGAACGGCGCGGAGTTCCTGGGCGCGGGCTTAAAGTACAAGAATCCCGTGGACCTGATCTCGCTGGGCCTGGCGCTCGTGCTGGGCACCGCCGGGCTGCCGCACATCCTGGTGCGCTTCTACACCGTGCCCACCGCGCAGGACGCCCGCAAGAGCGTGGTGTGGGCGATGGTACTGATCGGCGCCTTCTACGTGATGACCGCCTTCATGGGCAACGCGGCGAACGTGCTGGTGGGCAAGGAGACGATCACGACGGCGAACGCGGCGGGCAACATGGCCGCGCCCCTGCTGGCGGAAGCCCTCTTCGGCGGCAAGGGCACCTTCGGCGGCGAACTCGGCCTGGCCTTCGTGACCGCCGTGGCCTTTGCGACCATTCTGGCGGTCGTCGCGGGCCTGACCATTGCGGCGAGCACGTCGTTCACCCACGACATCTACAAGGGTGTGATCCGCAAGGGGCAGGCCACCGAGCGCGAGGAATTCCGGGTGGCCCGCCTCGCCACCGTCGGGGTCGGCGTGGTCGCCATCGGGCTGGGCCTGCTCGCGCAGACGCAGAACGTGGCCTTCCTGGTGGCGCTCGCCTTTGCCATCGCGGCCAGTTCCAACCTGCCGGTGATCCTCTTCACGCTGTTCTGGCGCCGGTTCAACGCGACGGGGGCGATCTGGGGCATCGTGGGCGGCATCCTGACCTGCCTGGCGCTGATCGCCGTGAGCCCCAACATCCGCGGCATCGACCCGCCGGAGAAGACCACGGGCCGTCACCCGGTGCAGGCCGCCCCGATTTTCCCGCTGGAGAACCCCGGCATCGTCTCCATCCCCGCCGGATTCGCGTTCGCGGCCCTGGGGACCCTGATCGGCGCCGCCCGCCGCCGCGAGGGCGCCGACCAGGACTTCGACGAGATGCAGTTCCGCGCCTACACCGGGGCGGGCACGGACGGGACCGTCGCGGCGCACGACTAG